A window of the Branchiostoma lanceolatum isolate klBraLanc5 chromosome 13, klBraLanc5.hap2, whole genome shotgun sequence genome harbors these coding sequences:
- the LOC136447740 gene encoding uncharacterized protein, whose product MFDAGKGTIYDYMDIMLAPDVGSQTPPSLTKVLEGNSPREERSIPASLTAVAQIANAVFGAGRFIYGIDNGEQRLAELREINQKLDRLDSRLDALQQQIGDLQFGQQWLQGTFLYGGDIQVCSLLKFCCRKRLNYLLDCLDNDLYMGSDGQLVPADQAALWADAVLDLDSDGVGQM is encoded by the exons ATGTTTGACGCTGGGAAAGGGACCATATACGATT atatGGACATAATGCTGGCACCAGATGTCGGCTCACAGACTCCACCCAGCCTAACCAAA GTCCTGGAAGGAAATTCGCCCCGTGAAGAGAGATCAATACCCGCGAGTCTCACCGCCGTCGCGCAGATCGCCAACGCAGTGTTCGGGGCGGGACGTTTCATCTACGGGATCGATAACGGAGAACAACGTCTAGCTGAACTCAGAGAAATCAACCAGAAGTTGGATCGCCTAGACAGCAGACTAGACGCTCTGCAGCAACAGATCGGTGACTTGCAGTTCGGCCAGCAGTGGCTGCAAGGCACTTTTCTGTATGGGGGAGATATCCAAGTATGTTCTCTTCTCAAATTTTGCTGCCGAAAA AGATTAAACTACTTGCTCGACTGCCTGGACAACGACTTGTACATGGGCAGTGATGGTCAGCTGGTTCCCGCTGACCAGGCCGCACTTTGGGCAGACGCCGTGCTCGATCTGGACTCTGATGGTGTTGGGCAG ATGTAA